One Osmerus mordax isolate fOsmMor3 chromosome 16, fOsmMor3.pri, whole genome shotgun sequence genomic window carries:
- the LOC136959089 gene encoding ATP-sensitive inward rectifier potassium channel 10 gives MTSATPPSSRSSSPQKVCHSQTQTDILKPLLGGGSSGGGGTLRRRRRVLSKDGRSNVRIEHISGRSALYIRDLWTTFLDMQWRYKFFLFTATFAGTWFLFGMLWYLVALVHGDLIEFDPPSNHTPCVMQMQTLTGAFLFSLETQTTIGYGFRCITEECPAAIILLILQLVITMVMEIFITGTFLAKVARPKKRGETVKFSQHAVVSSHEGRPCLMIRVANMRKSLLLGCQVSGKLLQTSLTKEGETVRLDQRNVPFQVDMSSDSPFLILPLTFYHIIDDLSPLRAWAAKGGGWTDPDLADFELLVIMSATVEPTSATCQVRTSYLPDEILWGYEFPPVVSLSPSGKYVADFAFFDKVAKTKTTPVFKSSSSGSPHHGYQGGGGGEGADPEKIRLEQSYRERGEEGGGGRGRVRDSSPLSVRISNV, from the exons ATGACATCCGCCACACCCCCTTCCTCCCGTAGCTCCTCCCCCCAGAAGGTGTGTCACTCCCAGACGCAAACGGACATACTGAAGCCCCTGTTGGGCGGCGGGAGCTCGGGCGGGGGCGGGACCCTGCGGAGAAGGAGGCGTGTGCTCTCCAAGGATGGGCGGAGCAACGTGCGCATCGAGCACATCAGTGGGCGGAGCGCCCTGTACATACGTGACCTCTGGACCACCTTCCTGGACATGCAGTGGCGCTACAAGTTCTTTCTCTTCACCGCCACCTTCGCCGGGACCTGGTTCCTGTTTGGGATGTTGTGGTATCTTGTGGCGTTGGTGCATGGAGACCTAATTG agTTCGACCCACCGTCCAACCACACCCCCTGCGTGATGCAGATGCAGACCCTCACGGGAGCCTTCCTCTTCTCGCTGGAGACGCAGACCACCATTGGCTACGGCTTCCGCTGCATCACCGAGGAGTGTCCCGCCgccatcatcctcctcatcctccagctgGTCATCACCATGGTGATGGAGATCTTCATCACTGGAACCTTCTTGGCAAAG GTGGCTCGGCCAAAGAAGAGAGGTGAGACCGTCAAGTTCAGCCAGCACGCCGTGGTGTCCAGTCACGAGGGCCGGCCCTGCCTCATGATCCGGGTAGCCAACATGCGCAAGAGCCTCCTGTTGGGTTGCCAG GTGAGCGGGAAGCTGCTCCAGACGTCCCTGACCAAGGAGGGGGAGACGGTGCGTCTGGACCAGAGGAACGTGCCCTTCCAGGTGGACATGTCCAGCGACAGCCCCTTCCTCATCCTGCCCCTCACCTTCTACCACATCATCGACGACCTCAGCCCCCTGAGGGCCTGGGCTGCCAAGG GTGGTGGATGGACAGATCCGGACCTGGCTGACTTTGAGCTGCTGGTGATCATGAGTGCCACTGTGGAGCCCACCTCAGCCACCTGCCAGGTGCGCACCTCCTACCTCCCCGACGAGATCCTGTGGGGCTACGAGTTCCCCCCCgtggtctccctctccccctccgggAAGTACGTGGCCGACTTCGCCTTCTTCGACAAGGTGGCCAAGACCAAGACCACGCCCGTCTTCAAGTCGTCCTCGTCGGGCTCCCCGCACCACGGTTACCAGggtgggggaggcggggagggcgCGGACCCGGAGAAGATCCGCCTGGAGCAGAGCTaccgggagaggggggaggaagggggggggggcagggggagggtgagagacagtaGCCCGCTCAGCGTGCGCATCAGTAATgtttga
- the LOC136959356 gene encoding SLAM family member 6-like, whose translation MFLHHLYIALALTTVYKQVYSEETPVFVLKGQDVRLEVKKHVNQDEIIVMLWKFNENVVVRYVPMLEDPVLKEYKNKAIFSKENFSLLIKNLQEADSGSYSVTVTRSVKEIKNLYFIVVQDKVDPPVLTVARNTFTADSCNMTVTCRTLNTSVSSTCNTTTCSQVGGDRGGVVTSTAPLLIYVSGGSIICNHSNQVSWAEDTKEIKGLCTLYPTDPPLNRIFAVTGSTIAVFLMCAGVYVCHYKKKTRTECINSTYDSVQNSPQAQGAPVDQSADRCPPTIYSTVQHPKPEDPETMEMTANATQLPNSIYAQVTKKTIRRTSTS comes from the exons ATGTTTCTGCATCATCTCTACATAGCTCTAGCTCTAACTACTGTCTATAAACAAG TTTACTCTGAGGAGACCCCTGTGTTTGTACTGAAGGGCCAGGATGTCCGTCTGGAAGTCAAGAAGCACGTTAATCAGGATGAAATAATAGTGATGTTATGGAAATTTAACGAAAACGTTGTTGTGAGATATGTCCCTATGTTAGAAGATCCTGTCTTAAAAGAATATAAAAACAAGGCAATATTTTCAAAAGAAAACTTCTCCCTGCTTATCAAGAACCTTCAAGAGGCAGACAGTGGATCTTATAGTGTAACAGTGACACGTTCAGTTAAAGAGATCAAGAACTTGTATTTTATTGTGGTTCAAG acaaAGTTGACCCACCAGTGCTGACAGTAGCCCGGAACACCTTCACTGCTGACTCCTGTAACATGACTGTGACCTGCAGAACTCTGAACACCTCAGTCTCCTCCACCTGTAACACCACCACCTGCTCTCaggtgggaggagacagaggaggggtcGTGACCTCTACTGCTCCTCTCCTTATCTATGTATCTGGGGGGTCCATCATCTGTAACCACAGCAACCAGGTCAGCTGGGCAGAAGATACCAAAGAGATTAAAGGGCTTTGCACTCTTTACCCTACAG ACCCGCCACTAAATCGTATTTTTGCTGTCACAGGAAGCACAATTGCTGTGTTTCTGATGTGTgctggtgtttatgtgtgccaTTATAAGAAAA AGACAAGAACTGAATGTATAAACTCAACATATGACTCTGTTCAG AATTCTCCTCAAGCCCAGGGGGCTCCTGTTGATCAGTCAGCTGACCGCTGCCCACCAACCATCTACAGCACAGTGCAACACCCTAAGCCTGAGGACCCTGAAACCATGGAGATGACTGCCAACGCCACACAACTCCCTAACAGCATCTACGCTCAGGTGACGAAAAAAACCATCAGGCGTACTAGCACTAGTTAA
- the LOC136959421 gene encoding uncharacterized protein, translating to MSQTTKMSTMAFFLLFSLLSSIGPLSVYSEETPVFVLKGQDVRLELKKHVNQDEIIVLIWKFNEDVVVRYVPMSEDPVLKEYKNKAIFSKENFSLLIKNLQEADSGSYSVTVTRSVKEIKNLYLIVVQDKVDPPVLTVAWNTFTADSCNMTVTCRTLNTSVSSTCNNITCSQVGGDRGGVVTSTAPLLIYVSGGSIICNHSNQVSWAEDTKEIKALCTLYPTGMPPVGVSVYMLKIVLFSVGLVLMVSALLTVHIMEKLSKKD from the exons ATGTCACAGACCACCAAGATGTCCACGATGGCTTTCTTTCTGCTTTTTAGTTTACTTAGCAGTATTGGACCATTGTCAG TTTACTCTGAGGAGACCCCTGTGTTTGTACTGAAGGGCCAGGATGTCCGTCTGGAACTCAAGAAGCACGTTAATCAGGATGAAATAATAGTATTAATATGGAAATTTAACGAAGACGTTGTTGTGAGATATGTCCCTATGTCAGAAGATCCTGTCTTAAAAGAATATAAAAACAAGGCAATATTTTCAAAAGAAAACTTCTCCCTGCTTATCAAGAACCTTCAAGAGGCAGACAGTGGATCTTATAGTGTAACAGTGACACGTTCAGTTAAAGAGATCAAGAACTTGTATTTGATTGTGGTTCAAG acaAAGTTGACCCACCAGTGCTGACAGTAGCCTGGAACACCTTCACTGCTGACTCCTGTAACATGACTGTGACCTGCAGAACTCTGAACACCTCAGTCTCCTCCACCTGTAACAACATCACCTGCTCTCaggtgggaggagacagaggaggggtcGTGACCTCTACTGCTCCTCTCCTTATCTATGTATCTGGGGGGTCCATCATCTGTAACCACAGCAACCAGGTCAGCTGGGCAGAAGATACCAAAGAGATTAAAGCACTTTGCACTCTTTACCCTACAG gGATGCCCcctgttggtgtgtctgtgtacatgctGAAGATCGTGCTGTTCTCTGTGGGCTTGGTCCTCATGGTCTCTGCCCTCCTCACGGTCCACATCATGGAGAAACTCAGCAAGAAGGACTGA